The sequence CCCGGCCACCGAACCGATGATGATGTTCGGCGGGTCGCCCACCAGGGTCGCCGTGCCGCCCGTGTTGCTGGCCAGGATCACCGCGATCAGGAACGGCACGGGCTTCAGGCCCAGGCGCGTGACGACCGTCACGACGACCGGCGCCATGAACAGCACGGTGGTGACGTTGTCCAGGAACGCGCTGAACACCGCCGTCAGGGCGCTGAAGATCCACAGCACCCGCACCGGTTCGCCCCGCGTGAGCAGCATCGCCCGGCGCGCCACCACGTCGAAGAAGCCGCTGCGGCTGAGCACGTTGACGATGTTCATCATGCCGAACAGCAGAAACAGCGTGTTGAAATCGATCGCGCCCCACGCCTGATCCGGCGCGAGCAACCCCAGCAGCATGACCGCGCAGGCGCCCAGCAGCGCCGCGACCGTGCGGTGGACGTACTTCTCGGCCAGGATCAGGACGTACGTCAGGATGAACAGCCCGATCGCCAGGGGCGCCTGCCACGCGGCGGGCAGGTGAATGAAGGTCCCCTCGTGCATCAGTGCCCCCTCAGCAGCAGGCCCGCCGCGAGCGCCAGGGCGCCCACCGCGGCCAGCAGCCCGAACAGCGTCAGCAGCAGGTGTCTCAGGGCCCGGCCGACCGGCTCGGGCGTCTCGTCTCGTGGTCTCTCCGTACGGTTCATCTGGCTCCTTCGTCACGGGGCGGCAGCACAACGGGGGAGACTGATCGCAGTCTCCCCCAGGTCGGTGTATGGTCACCGGCACCACCTCGTGATGTTCTCGCCGTCAGTGTACCGGGCGCGGCGCGCGCCGCGCTCTCACCGGTCCACACCGCGCCCCGGCCCCGTCACCTCACGCGCCCCCCGCAGCGGAACGCCGTCACGGTTCCTCTTCCTGCGCGCTCCAGCTGCCCCGCAGGAACGCGTGGTACCGCGCCTCCAGATCACTCCGGTCACCGGAGTTGCCCGTGTTCGCCCGCGCGTCCTCGATGGTCAGGTCCGCGTGGCGCCGCAGTTCCCGCCGCCGCGCCGGATCGGGCTCGCCCTCGGCCACGATCCGCAGCACGTCCAGCAGTCGCAGCGTCACGGCCGGACTGCCCCTGCCGTACTGGCGGATCAGGTGGAACATGCTGTCCAGCAGCCCCGCATAGGTGGTGACCGGGTAGACCAGTCGCAGCTGATGATCCCGGTACTCCACCCCGGGCGGCCAGGTGCGCCCCTGCAGGCGGCACAGCGCGTCCCCGAACCGGTCGATCACGTCGGTGGCCGTCACGGGATCGTTCACACCGGGACTGAGCGCCCGCGCGGCCACCTCCGCCAGCTGCCGGACCGTGAATTCCAGGTCCTGCCCGGCCACCCGCCTCGGCCCCAGGGTCAGTGCGGGCAGCACCCGGTCCGGCAGGTGCGGGACGCCCACCGCGACCGGCGTGTTCGGAAACACGTAGTCGCCGGGCCGCACGACGATCCGCAGGGCCACGCCCTCACGTTCCGCCGACGCGATCAGGGCGCCGGTGTCGAGCAGTTGCAGGTACCCGCTGTCCGGTGAGCGCAGCACCTCCCCACCCGCCCAGAACGCCTCGGGCGGCGCCGTGACCGCCGTGTCAGTGGACTTCTCCTGGGTGGCCCGGTCCAGCGCCCGGCGCAGGTCGTCGCGCAGCAGGTTCACGACGGCCGTCATGTTGATGCTGCGCGTCACGTGCGCCAGGAAGTACACCAGCGCGGCCACGCAGCACAGGGCGAGCCCCATGGCGACCGTGACGTTGTAGTGCGGCACGAACGGATTGTCCTCGCTGCCCTGCACGCTGCGCAGACTGAACAGCGTGAACGCGAACGTCGCGATGAACGTCCCCAGCACCGCCTGGTTGCCCCGGTCACGCGTGAAGTTGTCCAGCAGGCGTGGGCCCATGCTGCCCGCCGCGTACGACAGCGCCGCGATGGTGATGGAAAAGACCGTCCCGGCCACGCCGATGCTGCTGCTCGCCACGGCCGACAGCAGGCTGCGCGCGCCGCTCTCCCCACCCGAATACACCCACGTCAGGCCCACGGGGACACCGAACTGCTCCTCGAGTTGAATGCCGGCCCACGCCAGCAGCAGCGTGCCCAGCGTCATCACGGCCGGCAGGAACCAGAACTGCCCCGTCCACTCACTGACCCTCAGCCAGAAACGCGTCATGATCCCTCCACCGCCCCGCGCGCCGGCCAGCCCTCACGCGGCCGGGCGCGGTCCCCGCCGGACGCGTCCGTCTGATCGCGCCGCACCTGCTGCGTCGGGAGGGGCAGGTCGGTCCAGTCGCGCACCTCCAGGTTCACGCTGACCTCCGCAACGCTGTCGCCATACCCGATGCCGACGGCCAGACGCCGCCGGTCGCCCGCACCTGCATGTCCTCCACGGTGCCTTCAGGCTCACCCCTGACGATCCGATCCCCCATCCGGAAGGGCCGCGTGATCCGAATCAGCAGCCCCGCCCGCAGGTTCTGGAAGATGTCCTTGAACGCACACAGTGCCACGCCACTCACGCCCAGCGCGAACAGCAGCGGGCCGAGCAGCCCGTCGGGCAGACTGGTCAGGAGCGCCTGACATCTGGTGAGGATCGGTTCGACGTGCCAGTTCATGCGGGCACTGTAGAGGCGCGGCCCGCGCGGGCCGTGTGGCGGCACTGACGGGTTTCCCCATGATCGCCACCACAGCAGACCGGTTCACAGCCGCACGCTCACGTCGTGCGGGGGTTTGCTGCAGACCTCTGATGCGGGGCGGGCCGTGACCGCGCCGCGGGTCGGTGGCGCGCTTGCCTGGCGCGGCCGCGTGCGACATACTGCCGGGACCGCGGGCGCGGCGTTCCACCTGGAGTGACGCCCCCGACGATAACCGAATCCCGAAGTGCGCCGCCAGCGCGCCTTCCTGCGCAGTGGGCCCGCCGCCTGCTGCCGGTTGTCACGGCACCACAGAGGTGCATATGACCGCAATTCCGTTTCGTTTCAATCTGTCCCGGTACCGCCGCGAGTGGACCGCCAATCCCCGGGCGGACCTTCTCGCCGGGCTGGTCGTCGCCCTGGCGCTGATCCCGGAAGCCATCGCCTTTTCCGTCATTGCTGGCGTCGACCCGCAGGTGGGGCTGTACGCGTCGGTGATCATCGCGGTCGTCACGGCCGTGATCGGGGGGTGGCCCGGCATGATCAGTGCCGCGACCGGAGCCATGGCTCTGCTCATGACCGACCTGGTCCGGGACCACGGGCTGCCGACCTGTTCGCCGCGACGGTGCTGACGGGCGCGCTGCAGGTCGCGTTCGGCTGGGCCGGCCTGGCCCGCTCCCTGAAGTTCGTGCCGCGCAGCGTCATGGTCGGGTTCGTGAACGCCCTGGCGATCCTGATTCTCCTGGCGCAGCTGCCGCAGTTCGCCGGCGAGAACTGGCAGATGTACGCGATGGTCGGCGCCGGCGTGGCGATCATCGCGCTGCTGCCGCGCGTGTTCCGCGCGGTGCCGAGCGCGCTGGTGGCGATCGTGGTGCTCACGGTGGTGTCGGTGCGACCGGCGCGGACGTGCGCACGGTGGGGGAGATGGGGACGCTGCCGACGGCGCTGCCGTCCCTGGCCGTCCCGCCGGTTCCGCTGACCCTGGAGACGCTGGGCATCATCCTGCCGGTGGCGGCAACCCTGGCGCTGGTGGGCCTGATCGAGAGCCTGCTGACCGCGCAGCTGATCGACGAGCGGACCGGCACGTCCAGTGACAAGAACGTCGAGTCCCGCGCGCAGGGCGTCGCGAATATCATCACCGGCTGCTTCGGCGGGATGGCGGGCTGCGCGATGATCGGGCAGAGCATGATCAACGTGACCAACGGCGGCCGGGGGCGCCTGTCGACCCTGGTGGCCGGGCTGGGGCTGCTGGCGCTGATCCTGCTGCTGCAGCCTCTGCTGGTGCAGATTCCTTTGGCGGCGCTGGTCGCGGTGATGATCGTCGTGTCGGTCAGCACCTTCGACTGGGCCAGCGTCCGGACGCTGCGGGCCTCGCCGAGGGGGGAGACGGCGGTCATGCTCGCGACGGTGGGGGTCACGGTCGTCACGCACGACCTGAGCCGGGGGGTGCTGGTGGGGGTCGTGCTGAGCGCGCTGATGTTTGCCCGGACCGTGGCGCGCTCCGCGCAGGTGACGGCCACTGACGACGGGCGCGGCACCCTCACGTACCACGTGAGCGGTCCGCTGGTCTTCGTGAGTGCGCATGGGCTCCCGGAGCGGTTCGGGCCGGGGCCGGCGGCCGGGCGGGTGGTGATCGACCTGTCGGCCGCGCAGGTCTGGGACGCCTCGGCGGTCGCGGCGCTCGATCAGGTGCGGCGCGCGTTCCAGCGGCAGGGACTCCGGGTGGACCTTACCGGCCTGGACGGGTCGTCCGCCGCCCTGACGGGCCGCGCTGAACCGGACGCGCTGGGCGGACACTGACGGCCGGCGCCCCGCGCGGGCGCGGTCAGGAGGCCGGGCGGGCGGCGTCTTCGGTGCACAGCGCCGCGTTCAGGGCGGCTGCGGCCCGCGCTCCGCTGGCGGCGGCGAGCACCACCTGCTGCTCGCCGATCATGTCACCTGCGGCGTACACGCCGGGAACGCTGGTCTGGCCGGTCGCTGCGGTGACCGCCAGCAGGACGCCGGCCAGCGGCCCGTGGTCGGTGCGGGCGCAGCCGAGCTGGTCGGGCAGCCTGGAGCGCTGCGCCTGGCCGGGCGTGATGAACAGGGCGTCTCGGTCCAGGTGGGAGCCGTCCTGGAAGGTCACGGCGCGGCCGGTCCACCCGGTGACCGGCCGCTCGATGATGGGGACACCCAGGTGCGCGAGGGTGGAGCGCTGCTCGCCGGTCAGGTGGGCGGGGCCGTGGGTGAGCAGGGTCAGGTGCGGCGTCCACTGGCGCAGCAGCACGCTCCGGTGGTAGGCGAGGTTGCCGCCGCCGGGGATCAGGTCGGCGAGGTGCTGATCCCGCACTTCCCAGCCGTGGCAGTAGGGACAGTGGTGGACGGTGGTGCCCCAGCCCTCGCGCAGGCCGGGGAGGTCCGGGAGCTGGTCGGTGACGCCGGTGGCGAGCAGCAGGCGGCGCGCGTGGACGGTCTGGCCGCCGCCCAGGGTGACGGTGAAGTGCCCGGGGTGGGCTTCGGCCGTCTCGGCGGCGTCGGTGTGGAGGGT comes from Deinococcus sedimenti and encodes:
- a CDS encoding DUF2254 domain-containing protein codes for the protein MTRFWLRVSEWTGQFWFLPAVMTLGTLLLAWAGIQLEEQFGVPVGLTWVYSGGESGARSLLSAVASSSIGVAGTVFSITIAALSYAAGSMGPRLLDNFTRDRGNQAVLGTFIATFAFTLFSLRSVQGSEDNPFVPHYNVTVAMGLALCCVAALVYFLAHVTRSINMTAVVNLLRDDLRRALDRATQEKSTDTAVTAPPEAFWAGGEVLRSPDSGYLQLLDTGALIASAEREGVALRIVVRPGDYVFPNTPVAVGVPHLPDRVLPALTLGPRRVAGQDLEFTVRQLAEVAARALSPGVNDPVTATDVIDRFGDALCRLQGRTWPPGVEYRDHQLRLVYPVTTYAGLLDSMFHLIRQYGRGSPAVTLRLLDVLRIVAEGEPDPARRRELRRHADLTIEDARANTGNSGDRSDLEARYHAFLRGSWSAQEEEP
- a CDS encoding mechanosensitive ion channel domain-containing protein — translated: MNWHVEPILTRCQALLTSLPDGLLGPLLFALGVSGVALCAFKDIFQNLRAGLLIRITRPFRMGDRIVRGEPEGTVEDMQVRATGGVWPSASGMATALRRSA
- a CDS encoding SulP family inorganic anion transporter, which codes for MTAIPFRFNLSRYRREWTANPRADLLAGLVVALALIPEAIAFSVIAGVDPQVGLYASVIIAVVTAVIGGWPGMISAATGAMALLMTDLVRDHGLPTCSPRRC
- a CDS encoding SulP family inorganic anion transporter — encoded protein: MLTGALQVAFGWAGLARSLKFVPRSVMVGFVNALAILILLAQLPQFAGENWQMYAMVGAGVAIIALLPRVFRAVPSALVAIVVLTVVSVRPARTCARWGRWGRCRRRCRPWPSRRFR
- a CDS encoding SulP family inorganic anion transporter; amino-acid sequence: MGTLPTALPSLAVPPVPLTLETLGIILPVAATLALVGLIESLLTAQLIDERTGTSSDKNVESRAQGVANIITGCFGGMAGCAMIGQSMINVTNGGRGRLSTLVAGLGLLALILLLQPLLVQIPLAALVAVMIVVSVSTFDWASVRTLRASPRGETAVMLATVGVTVVTHDLSRGVLVGVVLSALMFARTVARSAQVTATDDGRGTLTYHVSGPLVFVSAHGLPERFGPGPAAGRVVIDLSAAQVWDASAVAALDQVRRAFQRQGLRVDLTGLDGSSAALTGRAEPDALGGH
- a CDS encoding NAD(P)/FAD-dependent oxidoreductase; this translates as MISIEQSYDVIVIGAGSAGLNAALVLGRARRHTLLLDHGLPRNAPAHASHGLLTRDGTPPLELTRLAREQLAPYPVTLHTDAAETAEAHPGHFTVTLGGGQTVHARRLLLATGVTDQLPDLPGLREGWGTTVHHCPYCHGWEVRDQHLADLIPGGGNLAYHRSVLLRQWTPHLTLLTHGPAHLTGEQRSTLAHLGVPIIERPVTGWTGRAVTFQDGSHLDRDALFITPGQAQRSRLPDQLGCARTDHGPLAGVLLAVTAATGQTSVPGVYAAGDMIGEQQVVLAAASGARAAAALNAALCTEDAARPAS